Below is a window of Acidimicrobiales bacterium DNA.
TAAGTCGATCTCGCAGACATGGAGCTCTACGTCATCGGCGGGGAACCACACGCTGATGTGCTCAGGCTTGGTGAGAGCGTCGAAGACCAAGGCCATCGGCGCCTCAAACTTTCGTTGCATCGTGACGGTGTGGTCGCCGTATTCGAAGGTCGCCGAACCGTGCCGGGTCATCGTCCTGGTGCTCCTTGTGATCGCTGGTCTGATTGTCCGTCTCGTCGCTGAAGCTCGCTGAGGTAGTCGTCCAGGCGATCGAGCCGCTCGTTCCACAGCTGCTCGTACTTAGCGACCCAGTCGCCCACGGGTCGGAGGCTCGTCGGGTCCAGGCGGTAGAGGCGACGGCGCCCCACTGCACGGGACCGGACGAGTCCCACTTCGCTGAGGACCCGGAGATGCTTGGAGACCTGTGGCTGGGAGATCGCCAGCTCGTCGACGATCGCCCCGACCGGCTTCTCGCCTGCTATCAGCACGTCGAGGATCTCGCGGCGGTGCACTTCGGCGATGGCGTTGAAGACGTCGGCAGTAGTCGACGCCCGAGCCATGGATCCATGATATGCCTATATCGACATGTGTCAACGGTCCCCGTACCGGCGCTTCGCCAGGCATCAAGGGAGCAGTGCCTGCGCCGTCGGCGGCACTCATAAATCACGGGCAGTGGTGCCCCAGAACACCAAAGGCCGCGCGCCCCTAATCGCCGGCTGAAGGTCTTATCCGGATGATCTTTGCCCGTCACGTGCTTGCTCACAGCAAGCTCCGGCAGTGCGGCGCTTGGTGGGCGCGGTGACTTCTGCATATTGGGATCGGTCCTACGGACCGTCGACTGCAAGTAGGCGGGATCGTCGTCAGTCTCCACCGGCGTTACGCGACCCTGAGATTCGGCGCCACCGGGTCGGTCGTGCTCAGGGCCAGCAGGCATAGTGGTAGAGACTGCAAGCATGGAGTTCCTCTGCTACCACCGCGACCGGCCCGGCTCCGTATTGCTGCGCGAGGAGCTGCTGGAGGAGCACTGGTCGTATATGGACCGGTACGCGACTGGGATGATCGCCCGGGGGCCTACCTTCGCCAGCGACGGCGACATGCCCACCGGCAGCGTGCACATCGTCGACCTGCCCGATGCCGCCGCCGCTCGCGCGTTCGCCTTCGACGAGCCCAACTACCAGGCAGGCGTTTACCGGGATGTACTGCTGCGCCGCTGGCACAACACGTTGGGGCGCACGATGTGGGAGTTCCCCGGTGGCCGCACAGGTGGCAACCGGTATCTGGTGCTCGGCCTCAGCTCTGGCGAAGCCACCGACCTCGTCGGGCCACCCGACCGAGACAATCTGATTGCATACGGGCCCCTGCTATCCGACGACGGCAGTGCCTGGCTGGGCACGGCGGTGCTGGTGCGGGCACCAGACCAAGACGCAGCACGCGCCGTCCTTGCCTCGGACCGTTACGCTGACATCGAGGTCCACAACTGGCGGTTCGGGGGCCGCGGGTGATTCATCCTGCGGGCCGAGACCGGAGACTCCCGAAGGGATACCCCCAGCCGATGTTGGGCTTAATGGGGCGCCCGATAAGGTCGAGCGTCCCGTCCTCAAAGGAGGCGACCAGGCTGCCCGCAGACGCCCGGATGCAGGTCACCGATACGGGACATGCGCCCTTGCTGGTCGTCGGGACGGTCAGCTGGTGGAGCGGAGGTGGGCACCGCTGAGCGGCGAGGACCCGGTCGTCACGGTCGGACCAGGGTCCGCAGGGAGGCGGCGACCTCGGCCGGCTCGGCGGCCACTTCGCCGCCCACCCGCCGACGTAACTCGCCGCCTGTCCCTGCAGCGGCCGTGACCTGCGGAAACGCCGCGCTCGGGCAGTTGCGGGGAGAGGGTCGAGGTGATAGGGAGCCCACGTCACCGACGACGAGTACCAAGCTCACGTCTCGCGCTGATCCGCATCGAGCCGTTCCGAAACCGGATGCGGGCGCACAAAGCGGCTGGGAGGCTTTGGCGTGCTGCAGGTGTCGGTTGCTAGCCGATCTCTGCTGCGGAGCGGCGTCGACGGCTGACCAGCACGAGGGCCGCGCCGGCGAAGCCGAGCAGCAGGCCGGCGACGATGGTCGCCAGCACGTCGGACCCGGTGAAGGCGAGTGAGCCGGATCCGCTGGCCGCTGCGGCCGAGGATGCCGCCGGCGAGGTGGAGGCGCCGTTGCCGGAGCCGCTGCCACCGCCGTTGCCGCCCTCAACGCTGGAGCCGCCGCTGACGGACGGCGCCGAGCCGGACGTGGTCTGAGAGTGGAACAGCCCGATGGCCGCCCCCGTGCCGCCGGTGCCGAGGAGCACCTGGGCCACGTCAGCTGCGGTGCTGGTAAGGCCGCTGCCGCCGCTGGCGGTCAGGCAGTTGAGGGTCAGCAGCCCGGGGATGGTCAGCGTGCACTGCCCGTTGACCTGACTGTTGCTGCCTATCTCGTTGCCGTTGACGTTGAGCAGGTAGCTGCTGCCGGTGCCGTTCGAGTTGGTGTCGGAGTGCAGCACGTCGAGGAACAGGCCGCTGGGGCCGCCCGCCTTGACGATCGCGCCGTCGCTCGAAGCGTTGCCGGAGCTCTGGGAGGAGTTCCAGCTCGAGTTCGAGGTCGACTGGAGCAGGGCCACGTAAGCCGACTCCTGGGTGGTCTGGTCGCCGAGGGCCAAAGTCAGGACGTCGGCGATCGCGCTGGCAGTGCTGTTGGTGTTGCTGGCGGTCCAAGGCGTCAGTTGGAGCCGGAACTGGCTACTAGGCCCGGTGTCGACCAACGCGCTCGAGGTGGTGCCGGCGCCGTTCT
It encodes the following:
- a CDS encoding metalloregulator ArsR/SmtB family transcription factor, whose protein sequence is MARASTTADVFNAIAEVHRREILDVLIAGEKPVGAIVDELAISQPQVSKHLRVLSEVGLVRSRAVGRRRLYRLDPTSLRPVGDWVAKYEQLWNERLDRLDDYLSELQRRDGQSDQRSQGAPGR
- a CDS encoding YciI family protein, translated to MEFLCYHRDRPGSVLLREELLEEHWSYMDRYATGMIARGPTFASDGDMPTGSVHIVDLPDAAAARAFAFDEPNYQAGVYRDVLLRRWHNTLGRTMWEFPGGRTGGNRYLVLGLSSGEATDLVGPPDRDNLIAYGPLLSDDGSAWLGTAVLVRAPDQDAARAVLASDRYADIEVHNWRFGGRG